The Aphis gossypii isolate Hap1 chromosome 3, ASM2018417v2, whole genome shotgun sequence genome includes a region encoding these proteins:
- the LOC114122080 gene encoding uncharacterized protein LOC114122080 isoform X2 — MTLPVSSYEELLETVRCLNQETRQLQRQLDTPLLAQHLPAVGLNGGMPSRDMPPKMTLSLENKTTSEQNQHVDKEKRSMAEDKEEDEAKISPDGCLPTPPGILADKKFNMWHSVGPTNLSSDSSLLRSQTSSLECEKGLSMRSSSQQQLGAKVEIVYNLLSLLENNNSIQSSYQSVSVLLAMSKSPDCCAAMRQTGCVPLLVQIVHDMNADIVVRHNASQALKNIVTFNQDEKQGRRESRVYKLLESMREYCDTPVVVLKQLDISKHPITAIAALMKLSFDSQHRFAMCLLGAIYTVTRLIQVDHEVHGSEPDLESNSECVTLRRYAGMALTNLTFGDATTKTLLCSFKQFLKVLIIQLQIQCEDLRQVTASVLRNLSWRADPQSKEILRDVGAVKALMEASMKANKETTMKSFLSALWNFSAHSPENKEEICKVEGAIEFLIKTLSGTGPLKSVTIIENAGGILRNISCVIASHEEYRDILRHHNVLEMLMQQLQSPSLTIVSNACGTIWNLSARNIRDQTTMINLGIIPMLRSLIHSKHKMIATGSSAALNNLMNAMPAYNSKQDLNTNLEDNSMKSTLANSNTYLEDFGKEIQTVTVSDDFKTTEVPNVTTISQQSYDIIKMNKNNMKTEVESEKLELSAIDCSEDSIQRLESNISFEEKVKKSSNGYAETSLDEATNYSLLCEDDDNGEKVLTGDTTQTYCTEGTPYNFSNAASYTDLRKCGIDDKNRNESGTELPEQNMNVPNSGSETPDDAQPKNELKDGKMVTFETPLMFSRSSSIASLGSCEPQEGYIGSSAVSECSRITSGLVTPSEIPDSPTPTVPPSPPCFKNESVFGDSVTIFKEEKMPGKGSECTSLSSLTIDDDLPEIKLRYIQGQNMLPSLNEEKKSMNELHSKHYESPSIIDKTSKTFQLNSDGFLESSSSAFPYLENKNPGFIPHARSRLPVMVQSNGQTVDRCPESSFSQYKINENEGDEIIGFCTEGTPANISSATSHSDLSMITPSEDGSETNVILRQSMKMVGKKRLYQTTSKPLGNLNLQFNQASAIPTSVNISLSRTSILDSPSTESHVSNSINSSELEDPVTVINKRMSTDSIDSEFSLDDSSKCDNRIPRSHSLHDAHTLNSEPMSEDDDDDDDDDNNALLDQCINAGIEKITTLKITDEELPDNEQEMLNQCIATGINISAIPKLQMSVNKKTKKQDSDLTDEQQLELLESCIAAGIRNRKKPFKNNSDDLSDSEQVALLNECIEAGMTNLQNSRSKDTNGTLEQNEEDLLNKCINQGIRNIERGSTHKKREIPVLNKYKKSFGPKSESEISESTSTITPKDIIDGIACKRDESDESTWKDDETLTFTTLTSSYLSAEENSKPKFIKLDKGEMGIISSLDIEDTHLDAIKPPSDMDSLLSMTTSVQSNCAFDKKRKTSNDRNDSLGSCMNLENINPPSYMDEITDFEMENSITSISSIRSEIVDQSIGAQYYTAVDDLTLVDDLPSSEMSSDPNHSSPAQIRRRLTPKQKRNMKKDRYNTYTITSDDSRENSMEPETRSSPLNESDSHSSEDAIKKRSPKEKFQIKRSSEKDRFRTRTLADLDLTNIVQIQSKDNDFTPSFKNHVDESTTSEGTDGYSSDGNESNTGVASARIVKPSEVKAIRGKKKSRGSGIPIVARSSPQPSPTTSKSSQSTPTKKQTPLKRQGTFVKEESRIPTPGSTGKKHTSVPNLVKPPANKQSTTNMRSSGVRNSVSNSSLKSSADQWSGSNSSLPTLTGVAKTNSNTSLNSNISATSSGCSVRTTSGQKKEVTSKIATLWKKIEDNKKKDGNAKDNRVWISSSPNNRV, encoded by the exons ATGACACTTCCAGTTTCCAGCTATGAAGAGCTGTTAGAAACAGTGCGCTGTCTTAATCAAGAAACCAGACAACTTCAAAGACAATTGGATACACCATTATTAGCTCAGCATTTACCTGcag TTGGTTTAAACGGAGGAATGCCATCAAGGGACATGCCGCCAAAAATGACTCTATCCctagaaaataaaactactaGTGAACAG AATCAACATGtagataaagaaaaaagatCCATGGCTGAAGATAAAGAAGAAGATGAAGCTAAAATATCTCCTGAT ggCTGTTTACCTACACCTCCCGGTATCTTAGctgacaaaaaatttaatatgtggCACAGCGTAGGACCCACAAACTTGTCATCAGATTCATCCTTATTACGATCTCAAACTTCATCTTTAGAATGTGAGAAAGGACTATCAATGAGATCTAGTAGTCAACAACAGTTAGGAGCTAAAGtagaaattgtttataatctcTTGTCATTATTGGAAAACAACAATTCAATACAATCTTCATATCAGTCAGTCTCAGTTCTTTTGGCTATGAGCAAATCACCTGATTGTTGTGCAGCAATGAGACAAACAG GTTGTGTTCCATTACTTGTGCAAATTGTTCATGATATGAATGCTGACATTGTAGTTCGTCATAATGCTAGCcaagcattaaaaaatattgtaactttTAATCAAGATGAAAAACAAGGTCGCCGAGAGTCtcgtgtatataaattattggaaaGCATGAGAGAATATTGTGATACACCAGTTGTTGTACTTAAACAATTAGATATTAGCAAACATCCCATTACAGCTATTGCAGCATTAATGAAGTTATCTTTTGATAGTCAACATCGATTTGCCATgtgtttattag gtgcAATATATACTGTTACTAGACTGATTCAAGTTGATCATGAAGTTCACGGGAGTGAACCAGATTTGGAATCCAATTCAGAATGTGTAACCTTAAGACGATATGCTGGCATGgctttaactaatttaacttTTGGTGATGCTACTACCAAAACACTTTTATGCTCTTTTAAACAATTTctcaaagttttaattatacaattacaaataCAGTGTGAAGATCTCAGACAG GTCACAGCAAGTGTATTACGAAATTTATCTTGGAGAGCTGATCCACAAAGTAAAGAAATTTTGCGTGATGTAGGAGCAGTTAAAGCACTTATGGAAGCTTCAATGAAAGCAAATAAAGAAACAACAATGAAATCATTCTTGTCTGCTCTTTGGAATTTCTCTGCTCACTCTCCTGAaaacaaa gaaGAAATATGCAAAGTTGAAGGAGctattgaatttttgattaaaacattaagtGGAACAGGTCCTTTAAAATCAGtaacaataatagaaaatgCTGGAGGAATATTGAGGAATATTTCATGTGTTATAGCTTCTCATGAAGAATATCg tGATATTTTAAGACATCATAATGTACTTGAAATGTTAATGCAACAGCTACAATCTCCAAGCTTAACAATTGTGAGTAATGCATGTGGAACCATTTGGAATTTATCAGCTCGTAATATTCGTGATCAAACAACAATGATAAATTTgggtattatacctatgttacGGTCATTAATTCATTCTAAACATAAGATGATTGCAACTGGATCATCAGCTGCACTTAATAACCTCATGAATGCTATGCCTGCATATAATTCCAAACAAG atttgaaCACAAATCTTGAGGATAATTCAATGAAGAGTACTTTGGCTAATTCTAATACATATTTAGAAGATTTTGGCAAAGAAATACAAACTGTAACAGTTAGTGATGATTTCAAAACTACTGA ggtACCAAATGTGACAACAATTTCACAACAatcttatgatattattaaaatgaacaaaaataatatgaaaactgAAGTTGAGAGTGAAAAATTAGAACTTTCTGCCATAGATTGTTCTGAAGATTCTATTCAGCGATTAGAAAGTAATATCAGTTTTGAAGAAAAAGTCAAAAAATCCTCTAATGGGTATGCTGAGACATCACTGGACGAAGCAACTAATTATAGTTTGTTATGTGAAGATGATGATAATGGAGAAAAAGTATTAACTGGTGACACAACACAGACTTATTGTACAGAAGGCACCCCTTACAATTTTTCTAATGCAGCATCATATACAGATTTAAGGAAATGTGGCATAGATGACAAG AACCGTAATGAATCTGGAACTGAACTTCCTGaacaaaatatgaatgtaCCTAATTCTGGCAGTGAAACACCAGATGACGCACAGCCTAAGAATGAATTAAAAGATG GTAAAATGGTGACTTTTGAAACACCTTTAATGTTTTCAAGAAGTAGTTCTATTGCTTCTCTTGGAAGTTGTGAACCACAAGAAGGTTATATTGGTAGTTCTGCTGTTAGTGAGTGCAG tcgtaTCACCAGTGGTTTAGTTACACCAAGTGAAATTCCTGATTCACCAACTCCAACGGTTCCACCTAGTCCTCCATGtttcaaaa ATGAAAGTGTTTTTGGAGATAgtgtaactatttttaaagaagaaaaaatgcCTGGCAAAGGTTCAGAATGTACGAGCTTAAGTAGCCTAACCATTGATGACGATCTTCCAGAA atcAAATTACGATATATTCAAGGCCAAAATATGTTACCTTCattaaatgaagaaaaaaaatctat gaATGAATTGCATAGTAAGCATTATGAATCTCCGTCCATCATTGATAAGACATCTAAAACGTTCCAGTTAAATTCAGATGGTTTCCTTGAA tCATCCTCTTCTGCATTTCCGTACTTGGAAAACAAAAATCCAGGATTTATACCTCATGCTAG atctaGACTTCCAGTAATGGTGCAAAGCAATGGCCAGACAGTTGACAGATGCCCAGAGTCTAGTTtttcacaatataaaataaatgaaaatgag ggAGATGAAATTATTGGATTCTGTACAGAAGGAACTCCGGCAAACATAAGTTCAGCTACTTCACATTCAGATCTATCAATGATAACTCCTTCAGAAGATGGTTCAGAAACTAATGTGATTCTTCGACAGTCAATGAAAAtg gTTGGCAAGAAACGTTTGTATCAAACAACAAGTAAACCATTAGGAAATTTAAATCTTCAGTTTAATCAAGCTTCTGCTATACCCACTTCTGTAAACATTTCATTATCCAG aacatcAATATTGGATTCCCCTTCGACAGAATCACATGTATCAAATTCGATTAACTCTTCTGAATTAgaag ATCCTGttactgttattaataaacGAATGTCAACTGATTCCATTGATAGTGAATTTTCATTGGATGACTCTAGTAAATGTGATAATAGAATACCACGGTCTCATTCACTACATGATGCCCATACATTGAACAGTGAACCCATGTCTgaagatgatgatgatgatgatgatgatgataacaaTGCGTTATTAGATCAATGTATAAATGCtggtattgaaaaaataacaactttaaaaataactgatgAAGAATTACCTGATAATGAACAAGAAATGTTAAATCAGTGTATAGCTActggtattaatatttcagccataccaaaattacaaatgtcagttaacaaaaaaaccaAGAAACAAGACAGTGATCTCACTGATGAACAACAACTGGAGTTATTAGAATCATGTATTGCTGCTGGAATTAGGAAtagaaaaaaaccatttaaaaataacagtgaCGATTTGTCTGATAGTGAACAAGTAGCTTTGTTAAATGAGTGTATTGAAGCAGGCATGACTAATTTGCAAAACAGCAGATCAAAAGATACAAATGGTACACTTGAACAAAATGAagaagatttattaaataaatgtattaaccaaggtataagaaatattgaaaGAGGATCAACTCATAAAAAAAGGGAAATACcagtgttaaataaatacaaaaaatcttTTGGGCCAAAATCAGAAAGTGAAATTAGTGAGTCTACAAGTACAATTACACCTAAAGATATTATTGATGGAATTGCATGTAAACGGGATGAAAGTGACGAATCCACATGGAAAGACGATGAAACATTAACATTTACTACTCTCACAAGCTCATACTTAAGTGCTGAAGAGAATTCTAaaccaaaatttataaaactggaTAAAGGAGAAAtgg gtatCATTTCTTCTTTAGATATTGAAGACACACATCTAGATGCTATAAAACCTCCTTCAGACATGGACAGTTTGTTATCTATGACAACAAGTGTTCAATCTAATTGtgcttttgataaaaaaagaaaaacttccAATGATAGAAATGATTCATTAGGAAGTTGTATGAACCTAGAGAATATTAACCCTCCTTCATACATGGATGAGATTACTGATTTTGAGATGGAAAATAGTATTACCAGTATATCAAGTATACGTTCTGAAATAGTTGACCAGTCAATTGGTGCTCAATATTATACAGCCGTGGATGATTTAACTTTGGTAGATGATTTGCCTTCATCTGAAATGTCTTCAGATCCTAATCATTCTAGTCCAGCTCAAATTAGACGTCGTCTAACACCTAAACAAAAGCGAAACATGAAGAAGGATAG gtataatacttatacaataactTCTGATGACAGCAGAGAAAATTCTATGGAGCCTGAAACCAGATCATCACCTTTGAATGAATCAGACTCTCATTCATCTGAAGATGCCATAAAAAAAAGGTCACCAAAAGAAAAATTCCAAATTAAAAGATCATCTGAAAAAGATAGATTCCGTACGCGTACATTAGCTGATCTAGATCTAACCAATATTGTTCAAATCCAATCAAAAGATAATGACTTCACGCCAAGCTTTAAAAACCATGTTGATGAAAGTACTACATCAGAGGGTACTGATGGTTATTCCAGTGATGGTAATGAGTCAAATACTGGAGTTGCTTCAGCTAGAATTGTTAAACCTTCAGAAGTGAAGGCTATTAGAGGTAAGAAAAAATCACGTGGTAGTGGGATACCAATTGTAGCACGGAGCAGTCCTCAACCATCTCCTACCACCTCTAAAAGTTCACAGTCAACTCCTACTAAAAAGCAGACTCCTCTTAAAAGACAAGGTACATTTGTTAAAGAAGAATCTCGTATACCAACTCCGGGATCCACTGGAAAAAAACATACTAGTGTACCAAATCTGGTTAAGCCACCAGCTAATAAACAGTCTACTACAAATATGCGATCTAGTGGTGTTCGTAATTCAGTTAGTAATAGCAGTTTAAAAAGTAGTGCTGATCAATGGTCTGGTAGCAATAGCAGTCTTCCAACCTTGACTGGAGTAGCTAAGACAAATAGCAATACTAGTTTAAATTCGAACATATCAGCAACAAGTTCGGGGTGCTCAGTTAGGACAACATCGGGTCAAAAAAAAGAAGTCACTAGTAAGATAGCAACTCTATGGAAGAAAATTgaagataataaaaagaaagacGGCAATGCCAAAGATAATCGTGTGTGGATCAGTTCAAGTCCTAACAATCgggtttaa
- the LOC114122080 gene encoding uncharacterized protein LOC114122080 isoform X3, which translates to MAEDKEEDEAKISPDGCLPTPPGILADKKFNMWHSVGPTNLSSDSSLLRSQTSSLECEKGLSMRSSSQQQLGAKVEIVYNLLSLLENNNSIQSSYQSVSVLLAMSKSPDCCAAMRQTGCVPLLVQIVHDMNADIVVRHNASQALKNIVTFNQDEKQGRRESRVYKLLESMREYCDTPVVVLKQLDISKHPITAIAALMKLSFDSQHRFAMCLLGAIYTVTRLIQVDHEVHGSEPDLESNSECVTLRRYAGMALTNLTFGDATTKTLLCSFKQFLKVLIIQLQIQCEDLRQVTASVLRNLSWRADPQSKEILRDVGAVKALMEASMKANKETTMKSFLSALWNFSAHSPENKEEICKVEGAIEFLIKTLSGTGPLKSVTIIENAGGILRNISCVIASHEEYRDILRHHNVLEMLMQQLQSPSLTIVSNACGTIWNLSARNIRDQTTMINLGIIPMLRSLIHSKHKMIATGSSAALNNLMNAMPAYNSKQDLNTNLEDNSMKSTLANSNTYLEDFGKEIQTVTVSDDFKTTEVPNVTTISQQSYDIIKMNKNNMKTEVESEKLELSAIDCSEDSIQRLESNISFEEKVKKSSNGYAETSLDEATNYSLLCEDDDNGEKVLTGDTTQTYCTEGTPYNFSNAASYTDLRKCGIDDKNRNESGTELPEQNMNVPNSGSETPDDAQPKNELKDGKMVTFETPLMFSRSSSIASLGSCEPQEGYIGSSAVSECSRITSGLVTPSEIPDSPTPTVPPSPPCFKNESVFGDSVTIFKEEKMPGKGSECTSLSSLTIDDDLPEIKLRYIQGQNMLPSLNEEKKSMNELHSKHYESPSIIDKTSKTFQLNSDGFLESSSSAFPYLENKNPGFIPHARSRLPVMVQSNGQTVDRCPESSFSQYKINENEGDEIIGFCTEGTPANISSATSHSDLSMITPSEDGSETNVILRQSMKMVGKKRLYQTTSKPLGNLNLQFNQASAIPTSVNISLSRTSILDSPSTESHVSNSINSSELEDPVTVINKRMSTDSIDSEFSLDDSSKCDNRIPRSHSLHDAHTLNSEPMSEDDDDDDDDDNNALLDQCINAGIEKITTLKITDEELPDNEQEMLNQCIATGINISAIPKLQMSVNKKTKKQDSDLTDEQQLELLESCIAAGIRNRKKPFKNNSDDLSDSEQVALLNECIEAGMTNLQNSRSKDTNGTLEQNEEDLLNKCINQGIRNIERGSTHKKREIPVLNKYKKSFGPKSESEISESTSTITPKDIIDGIACKRDESDESTWKDDETLTFTTLTSSYLSAEENSKPKFIKLDKGEMGIISSLDIEDTHLDAIKPPSDMDSLLSMTTSVQSNCAFDKKRKTSNDRNDSLGSCMNLENINPPSYMDEITDFEMENSITSISSIRSEIVDQSIGAQYYTAVDDLTLVDDLPSSEMSSDPNHSSPAQIRRRLTPKQKRNMKKDRYNTYTITSDDSRENSMEPETRSSPLNESDSHSSEDAIKKRSPKEKFQIKRSSEKDRFRTRTLADLDLTNIVQIQSKDNDFTPSFKNHVDESTTSEGTDGYSSDGNESNTGVASARIVKPSEVKAIRGKKKSRGSGIPIVARSSPQPSPTTSKSSQSTPTKKQTPLKRQGTFVKEESRIPTPGSTGKKHTSVPNLVKPPANKQSTTNMRSSGVRNSVSNSSLKSSADQWSGSNSSLPTLTGVAKTNSNTSLNSNISATSSGCSVRTTSGQKKEVTSKIATLWKKIEDNKKKDGNAKDNRVWISSSPNNRV; encoded by the exons ATGGCTGAAGATAAAGAAGAAGATGAAGCTAAAATATCTCCTGAT ggCTGTTTACCTACACCTCCCGGTATCTTAGctgacaaaaaatttaatatgtggCACAGCGTAGGACCCACAAACTTGTCATCAGATTCATCCTTATTACGATCTCAAACTTCATCTTTAGAATGTGAGAAAGGACTATCAATGAGATCTAGTAGTCAACAACAGTTAGGAGCTAAAGtagaaattgtttataatctcTTGTCATTATTGGAAAACAACAATTCAATACAATCTTCATATCAGTCAGTCTCAGTTCTTTTGGCTATGAGCAAATCACCTGATTGTTGTGCAGCAATGAGACAAACAG GTTGTGTTCCATTACTTGTGCAAATTGTTCATGATATGAATGCTGACATTGTAGTTCGTCATAATGCTAGCcaagcattaaaaaatattgtaactttTAATCAAGATGAAAAACAAGGTCGCCGAGAGTCtcgtgtatataaattattggaaaGCATGAGAGAATATTGTGATACACCAGTTGTTGTACTTAAACAATTAGATATTAGCAAACATCCCATTACAGCTATTGCAGCATTAATGAAGTTATCTTTTGATAGTCAACATCGATTTGCCATgtgtttattag gtgcAATATATACTGTTACTAGACTGATTCAAGTTGATCATGAAGTTCACGGGAGTGAACCAGATTTGGAATCCAATTCAGAATGTGTAACCTTAAGACGATATGCTGGCATGgctttaactaatttaacttTTGGTGATGCTACTACCAAAACACTTTTATGCTCTTTTAAACAATTTctcaaagttttaattatacaattacaaataCAGTGTGAAGATCTCAGACAG GTCACAGCAAGTGTATTACGAAATTTATCTTGGAGAGCTGATCCACAAAGTAAAGAAATTTTGCGTGATGTAGGAGCAGTTAAAGCACTTATGGAAGCTTCAATGAAAGCAAATAAAGAAACAACAATGAAATCATTCTTGTCTGCTCTTTGGAATTTCTCTGCTCACTCTCCTGAaaacaaa gaaGAAATATGCAAAGTTGAAGGAGctattgaatttttgattaaaacattaagtGGAACAGGTCCTTTAAAATCAGtaacaataatagaaaatgCTGGAGGAATATTGAGGAATATTTCATGTGTTATAGCTTCTCATGAAGAATATCg tGATATTTTAAGACATCATAATGTACTTGAAATGTTAATGCAACAGCTACAATCTCCAAGCTTAACAATTGTGAGTAATGCATGTGGAACCATTTGGAATTTATCAGCTCGTAATATTCGTGATCAAACAACAATGATAAATTTgggtattatacctatgttacGGTCATTAATTCATTCTAAACATAAGATGATTGCAACTGGATCATCAGCTGCACTTAATAACCTCATGAATGCTATGCCTGCATATAATTCCAAACAAG atttgaaCACAAATCTTGAGGATAATTCAATGAAGAGTACTTTGGCTAATTCTAATACATATTTAGAAGATTTTGGCAAAGAAATACAAACTGTAACAGTTAGTGATGATTTCAAAACTACTGA ggtACCAAATGTGACAACAATTTCACAACAatcttatgatattattaaaatgaacaaaaataatatgaaaactgAAGTTGAGAGTGAAAAATTAGAACTTTCTGCCATAGATTGTTCTGAAGATTCTATTCAGCGATTAGAAAGTAATATCAGTTTTGAAGAAAAAGTCAAAAAATCCTCTAATGGGTATGCTGAGACATCACTGGACGAAGCAACTAATTATAGTTTGTTATGTGAAGATGATGATAATGGAGAAAAAGTATTAACTGGTGACACAACACAGACTTATTGTACAGAAGGCACCCCTTACAATTTTTCTAATGCAGCATCATATACAGATTTAAGGAAATGTGGCATAGATGACAAG AACCGTAATGAATCTGGAACTGAACTTCCTGaacaaaatatgaatgtaCCTAATTCTGGCAGTGAAACACCAGATGACGCACAGCCTAAGAATGAATTAAAAGATG GTAAAATGGTGACTTTTGAAACACCTTTAATGTTTTCAAGAAGTAGTTCTATTGCTTCTCTTGGAAGTTGTGAACCACAAGAAGGTTATATTGGTAGTTCTGCTGTTAGTGAGTGCAG tcgtaTCACCAGTGGTTTAGTTACACCAAGTGAAATTCCTGATTCACCAACTCCAACGGTTCCACCTAGTCCTCCATGtttcaaaa ATGAAAGTGTTTTTGGAGATAgtgtaactatttttaaagaagaaaaaatgcCTGGCAAAGGTTCAGAATGTACGAGCTTAAGTAGCCTAACCATTGATGACGATCTTCCAGAA atcAAATTACGATATATTCAAGGCCAAAATATGTTACCTTCattaaatgaagaaaaaaaatctat gaATGAATTGCATAGTAAGCATTATGAATCTCCGTCCATCATTGATAAGACATCTAAAACGTTCCAGTTAAATTCAGATGGTTTCCTTGAA tCATCCTCTTCTGCATTTCCGTACTTGGAAAACAAAAATCCAGGATTTATACCTCATGCTAG atctaGACTTCCAGTAATGGTGCAAAGCAATGGCCAGACAGTTGACAGATGCCCAGAGTCTAGTTtttcacaatataaaataaatgaaaatgag ggAGATGAAATTATTGGATTCTGTACAGAAGGAACTCCGGCAAACATAAGTTCAGCTACTTCACATTCAGATCTATCAATGATAACTCCTTCAGAAGATGGTTCAGAAACTAATGTGATTCTTCGACAGTCAATGAAAAtg gTTGGCAAGAAACGTTTGTATCAAACAACAAGTAAACCATTAGGAAATTTAAATCTTCAGTTTAATCAAGCTTCTGCTATACCCACTTCTGTAAACATTTCATTATCCAG aacatcAATATTGGATTCCCCTTCGACAGAATCACATGTATCAAATTCGATTAACTCTTCTGAATTAgaag ATCCTGttactgttattaataaacGAATGTCAACTGATTCCATTGATAGTGAATTTTCATTGGATGACTCTAGTAAATGTGATAATAGAATACCACGGTCTCATTCACTACATGATGCCCATACATTGAACAGTGAACCCATGTCTgaagatgatgatgatgatgatgatgatgataacaaTGCGTTATTAGATCAATGTATAAATGCtggtattgaaaaaataacaactttaaaaataactgatgAAGAATTACCTGATAATGAACAAGAAATGTTAAATCAGTGTATAGCTActggtattaatatttcagccataccaaaattacaaatgtcagttaacaaaaaaaccaAGAAACAAGACAGTGATCTCACTGATGAACAACAACTGGAGTTATTAGAATCATGTATTGCTGCTGGAATTAGGAAtagaaaaaaaccatttaaaaataacagtgaCGATTTGTCTGATAGTGAACAAGTAGCTTTGTTAAATGAGTGTATTGAAGCAGGCATGACTAATTTGCAAAACAGCAGATCAAAAGATACAAATGGTACACTTGAACAAAATGAagaagatttattaaataaatgtattaaccaaggtataagaaatattgaaaGAGGATCAACTCATAAAAAAAGGGAAATACcagtgttaaataaatacaaaaaatcttTTGGGCCAAAATCAGAAAGTGAAATTAGTGAGTCTACAAGTACAATTACACCTAAAGATATTATTGATGGAATTGCATGTAAACGGGATGAAAGTGACGAATCCACATGGAAAGACGATGAAACATTAACATTTACTACTCTCACAAGCTCATACTTAAGTGCTGAAGAGAATTCTAaaccaaaatttataaaactggaTAAAGGAGAAAtgg gtatCATTTCTTCTTTAGATATTGAAGACACACATCTAGATGCTATAAAACCTCCTTCAGACATGGACAGTTTGTTATCTATGACAACAAGTGTTCAATCTAATTGtgcttttgataaaaaaagaaaaacttccAATGATAGAAATGATTCATTAGGAAGTTGTATGAACCTAGAGAATATTAACCCTCCTTCATACATGGATGAGATTACTGATTTTGAGATGGAAAATAGTATTACCAGTATATCAAGTATACGTTCTGAAATAGTTGACCAGTCAATTGGTGCTCAATATTATACAGCCGTGGATGATTTAACTTTGGTAGATGATTTGCCTTCATCTGAAATGTCTTCAGATCCTAATCATTCTAGTCCAGCTCAAATTAGACGTCGTCTAACACCTAAACAAAAGCGAAACATGAAGAAGGATAG gtataatacttatacaataactTCTGATGACAGCAGAGAAAATTCTATGGAGCCTGAAACCAGATCATCACCTTTGAATGAATCAGACTCTCATTCATCTGAAGATGCCATAAAAAAAAGGTCACCAAAAGAAAAATTCCAAATTAAAAGATCATCTGAAAAAGATAGATTCCGTACGCGTACATTAGCTGATCTAGATCTAACCAATATTGTTCAAATCCAATCAAAAGATAATGACTTCACGCCAAGCTTTAAAAACCATGTTGATGAAAGTACTACATCAGAGGGTACTGATGGTTATTCCAGTGATGGTAATGAGTCAAATACTGGAGTTGCTTCAGCTAGAATTGTTAAACCTTCAGAAGTGAAGGCTATTAGAGGTAAGAAAAAATCACGTGGTAGTGGGATACCAATTGTAGCACGGAGCAGTCCTCAACCATCTCCTACCACCTCTAAAAGTTCACAGTCAACTCCTACTAAAAAGCAGACTCCTCTTAAAAGACAAGGTACATTTGTTAAAGAAGAATCTCGTATACCAACTCCGGGATCCACTGGAAAAAAACATACTAGTGTACCAAATCTGGTTAAGCCACCAGCTAATAAACAGTCTACTACAAATATGCGATCTAGTGGTGTTCGTAATTCAGTTAGTAATAGCAGTTTAAAAAGTAGTGCTGATCAATGGTCTGGTAGCAATAGCAGTCTTCCAACCTTGACTGGAGTAGCTAAGACAAATAGCAATACTAGTTTAAATTCGAACATATCAGCAACAAGTTCGGGGTGCTCAGTTAGGACAACATCGGGTCAAAAAAAAGAAGTCACTAGTAAGATAGCAACTCTATGGAAGAAAATTgaagataataaaaagaaagacGGCAATGCCAAAGATAATCGTGTGTGGATCAGTTCAAGTCCTAACAATCgggtttaa